The genome window CCGTCACCGGCCGCTGCCCGAAGGGCGTCGTTGCATTTACGTCCATAGATTTTCACAAAGACAAGTTTTTTGGCCCGCAGGACATGCGGCTGTTGACAGCTGTCAACAAAGCGCCTTAGATTCAGAGTTGCTAGACACGAACCAAAGGCCTCTCGGGATCACTTTCCGGGGGGCTTTTTCTTTATCGCTTGTCTGGTCGTGCCTCCTTGTTGCTGCTCTGGGTCATTCGCCGCGCTCGTTCTTCCAGCGTCGGTGAATTTCGGGCAGATGATCGATCAGCCATTGATCGAAACCTGCGGTATTCTTGGCATCCAGGCTCAGCGTGGTGCGCGTGCCGGTCTGCTTGATCTGCGCCAGTGGTGTGCCCTCCGCGTCTGCAACGGTTTGCGGTTTTGGCGGGGCAGGGCGGGGCGCCTTGAGCGCGGCCATCACCGCGTTGAACCGTGCGTCCGAGCTGGCGCCCGTTGCGGCCTCCGTAAGATCGCGTTTGCCGATCCGCTCGGCCAGGGCCAGCCAACGGTCGCGCCCGATCCCTGGGGCCGATCCAATCGCCTCGATCAGCGCCAGCGGGACCTTGTCGGCGACGGCCAGCATTCGGCTGATCAGCGTCTTGTCCATCGACAGCGCGTCGCCCATGATCTTGCGGTCGTATCCCGCATCGCGCATCTGGCGCGCGAAATTCGCCTTTTCGATGAATGTCAGATCCTTGCGGGCGGTATTTTCCTGGCCCTGCGCCAGCACGAGCGCGCGGTCGTCCAGCACGCGCACCATCGCCTTGACCGGCAGGCGCAACGCCTTGAGGGCTGCCACCCGGCGACGGCCATAGACGACCTCGTACCGTTCGGGATCGTTGGGATTGGGACGCAGCA of Sulfitobacter albidus contains these proteins:
- the repB gene encoding plasmid partitioning protein RepB, producing the protein MARKDLMKGLMSDTPKAEPPARVDAAKPRYSKGAIGAVSRSIEDLKRRSIVEVDPSMVDGAGLKDRLDPVDPELDALKKSIEIYGQQVPVLLRPNPNDPERYEVVYGRRRVAALKALRLPVKAMVRVLDDRALVLAQGQENTARKDLTFIEKANFARQMRDAGYDRKIMGDALSMDKTLISRMLAVADKVPLALIEAIGSAPGIGRDRWLALAERIGKRDLTEAATGASSDARFNAVMAALKAPRPAPPKPQTVADAEGTPLAQIKQTGTRTTLSLDAKNTAGFDQWLIDHLPEIHRRWKNERGE